Proteins co-encoded in one Streptomyces sp. NBC_01283 genomic window:
- a CDS encoding ABC transporter ATP-binding protein, translating into MTDLQAKTPPDRSTRAAVATMYRLTTGHRASIVVATVLTLVASVLGLAQPLVAKQIVDAGDHGRAFWPLLLLLTVLFIVEAATGAVGRFVLERMGERVVRQLRHGLVARLLRLEMREYDRHRTGDLISRVTADTTLLREVVSQALVDLVTGALVAAGAIALMMWIDPLLLVLVALTVTIAAAVVASLLKGIRAASEHMQNSVGAIAADLERALGALPMVRVHRAEDREAQRVGERIESAHDAGVRTAKLASVMSPAVELAVQGSFLLVLVIGGLRVTGHANSLGDLVAFLLYASYLVLPLSSVFRAVGLIQRGMGAYQRIEQALNLPAEPAHPGRRTLRTPPCEAARQAASCEEPALALRDLTFGYDPDRPVLGGVTFSVPDRSQTALVGRSGAGKSTIFALVARFYEPDSGVLLFDGQPATELTRAECRERIAVVDQNTHVVHGTLRDNITYAVPHAAEAEVRRVIELAQLDDVVRRLRGGLSGMLSDRGNTLSGGERQRIALARALLARPRLLLLDEPTSHLDAINETALTTVMKDVAQECALLVIAHRLSTVQHADQIVVLDHGRATAGAGHEELLTNNPIYRELAAGQMLRPAAVRPQPHTRL; encoded by the coding sequence ATGACCGACCTGCAGGCAAAGACACCGCCGGACCGCTCGACACGGGCCGCGGTGGCCACCATGTACCGGCTCACCACCGGGCACCGGGCCTCCATCGTCGTGGCCACCGTGCTCACTCTCGTGGCCTCGGTCCTTGGGCTCGCTCAGCCTCTCGTCGCCAAGCAGATCGTGGACGCGGGCGACCACGGACGGGCATTCTGGCCACTTCTGCTGCTCCTCACCGTGCTGTTCATCGTCGAGGCAGCCACCGGCGCCGTCGGCCGCTTCGTCCTGGAACGCATGGGCGAGAGAGTCGTACGCCAGCTCCGTCACGGCCTGGTCGCGCGACTGCTACGGCTGGAGATGCGGGAGTACGACCGCCACCGCACCGGCGATCTGATCTCCCGCGTGACCGCCGACACCACCCTGCTCAGGGAGGTGGTCTCCCAGGCTCTCGTCGACCTCGTCACGGGAGCCCTCGTCGCAGCCGGTGCGATTGCCTTGATGATGTGGATCGATCCGCTGCTGCTTGTCCTGGTCGCCCTGACCGTGACGATCGCCGCCGCGGTCGTGGCCTCACTGCTGAAGGGCATCCGCGCCGCCTCCGAGCACATGCAGAACTCCGTCGGCGCAATCGCCGCCGATCTTGAACGCGCGCTCGGCGCTCTGCCGATGGTCCGCGTCCACAGGGCCGAGGACCGCGAAGCACAGCGCGTCGGCGAGCGCATCGAATCCGCTCACGACGCGGGCGTGCGGACCGCGAAACTCGCATCGGTGATGAGCCCGGCGGTCGAGCTCGCGGTCCAGGGTTCCTTCTTGCTCGTCCTGGTCATCGGCGGCTTGCGCGTCACCGGCCACGCCAACTCCCTCGGCGACCTCGTCGCCTTCCTGCTGTACGCCTCCTACCTCGTCCTGCCGCTGTCCTCGGTCTTCCGCGCGGTGGGCCTGATCCAGCGCGGCATGGGCGCCTACCAGCGCATCGAACAGGCCCTGAACCTGCCCGCGGAGCCCGCACACCCCGGGCGGCGGACACTACGGACGCCTCCTTGCGAGGCGGCTCGGCAAGCCGCTTCGTGCGAGGAGCCCGCTCTCGCACTGCGGGACCTCACCTTCGGCTACGACCCCGATCGCCCAGTCCTGGGCGGCGTCACCTTCTCGGTCCCCGACCGGAGCCAGACGGCTCTGGTCGGCCGGTCGGGTGCCGGAAAGAGCACGATCTTCGCTCTGGTGGCCAGGTTCTACGAACCGGACTCCGGGGTCCTCCTCTTCGACGGGCAGCCCGCCACTGAACTGACCCGCGCGGAATGCCGCGAGCGGATCGCCGTCGTCGATCAGAACACCCATGTCGTCCACGGCACCCTGCGCGACAACATCACCTACGCCGTGCCCCACGCCGCCGAGGCCGAAGTGCGGCGCGTCATCGAACTAGCCCAGCTCGACGATGTTGTACGACGGTTGCGGGGCGGCCTGTCTGGCATGCTCAGCGACCGCGGCAACACCCTCTCGGGAGGCGAGCGCCAGCGCATCGCACTTGCCCGTGCCCTGCTCGCCCGTCCTCGACTCCTCCTGCTCGACGAGCCCACCTCCCACCTCGACGCCATCAACGAGACCGCGCTCACCACAGTGATGAAGGACGTCGCGCAGGAATGCGCCCTGCTCGTGATCGCACACCGGCTCTCCACCGTCCAGCACGCCGACCAGATCGTCGTACTCGACCACGGCCGCGCCACCGCCGGCGCAGGCCACGAGGAACTGCTCACCAACAATCCGATCTATCGCGAACTGGCAGCCGGGCAAATGCTCCGCCCCGCCGCCGTCCGGCCTCAACCGCACACGAGACTCTGA
- a CDS encoding lasso peptide isopeptide bond-forming cyclase: protein MTELHESAGTGPGDAHFAVFNDREDAAAVARSFAHAGTRILQHASGRPWLVGQWDDQEVVTGYAGSAALAVIGCCPISAAELERRAGRLRHLAELDALAHSLPGSFHLVASLDGQLRVQGTASGLRLVFHAAVDGVPVAATRADLLANALGAAPDEQQLAVRLLWPVPYPLFETSLWRGVTAVPPQDALIVAANGRTVRHSQWWAPPEPVRTLADGAPLVREALTAAVDARTRRGGVVSCDLSGGLDSTSICFLADRSPAKVVASTWPGRDPADTDLYWAKQATKHLPDVEHVVWDADASPLVYDDLLSIDDLLDEPTIGVMDRSRVLHHLPGMAERGSRLHLTGIGGDHVAWCSEAYYHRLARTRPLFALRQLRGFRALWQWPLGATVRALADSRPYGRWLADSSGRLRDPAPATVATSLGWGMPPRLFDWVTPDAQRLAQRALREAAATVTPLHPDRGLHADLEAIRSCTRIIRQWDRMASRAGVPMASPFLDDRVIETCLAIRPDERVTPWAYKPVLTTAMRGIVPQTCLRRTTKAAAAMDAADGLRRHRADLLSLWENSRLEQLGLVDGRALRRLAQRPSAPGLRDAILYSTIAAEVWLRGLSPTRTR from the coding sequence ATGACTGAACTGCACGAGAGTGCGGGGACGGGCCCCGGCGACGCGCACTTTGCGGTCTTCAACGACCGTGAGGACGCAGCCGCCGTGGCCCGCTCCTTCGCCCACGCCGGGACACGAATCCTCCAGCACGCCTCGGGCCGGCCATGGCTGGTAGGGCAATGGGACGACCAGGAGGTCGTCACCGGGTATGCCGGCAGCGCGGCGCTCGCTGTCATCGGCTGCTGCCCGATCAGTGCCGCCGAACTGGAGCGGCGCGCAGGGCGGCTGCGCCACCTCGCCGAGCTTGACGCACTGGCCCACTCCCTTCCCGGTAGCTTCCACCTCGTCGCCTCCCTCGATGGGCAACTCAGGGTTCAGGGCACCGCGTCCGGGCTGCGCCTCGTCTTCCATGCCGCCGTGGACGGCGTGCCGGTGGCCGCCACCCGCGCCGACCTGCTCGCAAACGCGCTGGGTGCCGCGCCCGACGAACAGCAGTTGGCGGTACGACTGCTGTGGCCGGTTCCCTATCCGCTGTTCGAAACGTCTCTCTGGCGTGGTGTCACCGCTGTCCCGCCACAGGACGCGCTGATCGTCGCCGCGAACGGTCGAACCGTACGCCACTCGCAGTGGTGGGCCCCGCCGGAGCCGGTCCGTACGCTCGCCGACGGCGCACCGCTGGTCCGCGAGGCCCTCACCGCGGCCGTCGACGCCCGCACCCGCCGAGGCGGCGTGGTGAGCTGCGACCTGTCCGGCGGCCTGGACTCCACCTCCATCTGCTTCCTGGCCGACCGGTCCCCCGCCAAGGTGGTGGCCAGCACCTGGCCGGGGCGCGATCCCGCCGACACCGATCTGTACTGGGCCAAGCAGGCGACGAAGCATCTGCCGGACGTCGAGCATGTGGTCTGGGACGCGGACGCCTCCCCGCTGGTCTACGACGATCTCCTCAGCATCGACGACCTGCTCGACGAGCCCACCATCGGTGTCATGGACCGTTCGCGGGTCCTCCATCATCTGCCCGGCATGGCGGAGCGGGGCAGCAGACTGCACCTGACCGGCATCGGGGGCGACCATGTGGCGTGGTGCTCCGAGGCGTACTACCACCGGCTGGCGCGCACACGTCCGCTGTTCGCGCTGCGACAGTTGCGCGGCTTTCGGGCGTTGTGGCAGTGGCCGCTGGGCGCCACCGTCCGGGCGCTGGCCGACTCACGGCCGTATGGGAGGTGGCTCGCCGATTCCAGCGGTCGGCTGCGCGACCCCGCCCCTGCCACGGTCGCCACCAGCCTCGGCTGGGGCATGCCGCCCCGCCTCTTCGACTGGGTCACGCCCGACGCGCAACGGCTGGCGCAGCGAGCCCTGAGGGAGGCGGCCGCGACGGTCACGCCGCTGCACCCGGACCGTGGCCTGCACGCCGACCTGGAGGCAATCCGCTCGTGCACGCGCATCATCCGCCAGTGGGATCGCATGGCCTCCCGCGCCGGCGTGCCCATGGCCTCGCCGTTCCTCGACGACCGCGTCATCGAGACGTGCCTCGCTATCCGGCCGGACGAACGCGTCACGCCCTGGGCGTACAAGCCCGTCCTCACCACCGCGATGCGCGGCATCGTGCCCCAGACATGTCTGCGGCGCACCACCAAGGCCGCAGCCGCCATGGACGCCGCCGACGGGCTGCGTCGGCACCGCGCCGACCTGTTGTCCCTGTGGGAGAACTCCAGGCTGGAGCAGCTGGGCCTGGTCGACGGCCGCGCGCTGCGGCGCCTCGCTCAGCGGCCCTCCGCTCCTGGGCTGCGCGACGCGATCCTCTACTCCACCATCGCCGCCGAAGTGTGGCTGCGCGGCCTCTCCCCCACCCGCACCCGCTAG
- a CDS encoding lasso peptide biosynthesis B2 protein: MTTPSALVRPTGVPFTRRLAARLVLLPAVVLSLLSPRRIRVVLGIVRRGAAPATAAQAKNARDAVCAISLLCAGPKGCLPRSLAAALLCRLTGSWPTWCTGASVVPPFNAHAWIEAEGRPIDEDVPDDYFARLLAVGPTDTNRPPRP, from the coding sequence ATGACGACACCGAGCGCCTTGGTGCGGCCCACAGGCGTCCCCTTCACCCGGCGGTTGGCCGCCCGCCTCGTGCTGCTTCCCGCCGTCGTCCTCTCGTTGCTGTCCCCGCGCCGGATCCGCGTGGTCCTTGGCATCGTGCGTCGCGGAGCCGCGCCGGCCACCGCCGCGCAGGCGAAGAACGCCCGGGACGCGGTGTGCGCGATCAGCCTGCTCTGCGCCGGTCCGAAAGGCTGCCTGCCCCGCTCGCTGGCCGCCGCCCTGCTGTGCCGGCTGACGGGCAGTTGGCCCACATGGTGCACCGGGGCAAGCGTGGTGCCACCCTTCAACGCTCACGCCTGGATCGAGGCGGAGGGACGGCCCATCGACGAAGACGTACCCGACGACTACTTCGCGCGGCTGCTCGCGGTGGGACCGACGGACACGAACCGGCCTCCCCGCCCATGA
- a CDS encoding lasso peptide biosynthesis PqqD family chaperone yields the protein MALRFGPDVSTAETDYGTVLLDQRSGDYWELNPTGTLVVNTLLDGGEEGAAVEALVTEFDIDRARAEQDVTALVRELRESGLAS from the coding sequence ATGGCATTGCGGTTCGGCCCCGATGTCTCCACCGCGGAGACCGATTACGGAACAGTTCTCCTGGACCAGCGCAGCGGCGACTACTGGGAGCTCAACCCCACCGGCACCCTGGTGGTGAATACCCTCCTCGACGGTGGCGAGGAAGGGGCGGCCGTCGAAGCGCTCGTCACGGAGTTCGACATCGACCGGGCCCGCGCGGAGCAGGACGTCACAGCTCTCGTGCGGGAACTGCGGGAGTCGGGGCTGGCCTCATGA